Below is a genomic region from Campylobacter geochelonis.
CAAATTTCTCCGCTTATCACGCCTGCGCCACTTAAAAATTTCATATTTTTCTTTGCTAGACCATTTTCATATGCAAACATGCAAGCCGCTCTTGAGCCATTTCCACACATCGCCGCAAAGCTTCCATCGCTGTTATAAAACTCCCATTTAAAGTCATTTTTGCTATCAGGAAGTATCACTATAAGCCCATCTGCACCGATTCCATAAAATCTATCACAAATTTTACGAGCTAACTCGCTTCTGTTTTGACTAACAAGACTAACAAAAATGGCAAAATCATTGCCGCTGGCACTATATTTTGATATCTGCATAAATTTCCTTTATCTTATGTAAAAATTTCTCAACCTCGACCTTCAAAGCCTCTAAATCAGCACTATTATCGATGATGAAATTTGCTAAAGTTCGTTTTTTTTCAATGTCAAGTTGTAAATTTAGCCTTGCTAACACGGCTTCTTTTGTTAGTAAATTTCGCTTCATAACTCTTGAAATTAGCGTAGTTTGTGGCGCGTAAACTACTAACACTTTATCAAACTGCTCATAACTTTGTCTTTCAAAAAACAGTGGGATATCGACAAAATATGGCTTTTTTTCCGCTTCGAGTTTACTTGCCAGGGCTAAAATCTGCTCTTTGATTTTTGGGTGTAAAAAATTCTCTAGCTTTTCAAGCGCA
It encodes:
- the coaE gene encoding dephospho-CoA kinase (Dephospho-CoA kinase (CoaE) performs the final step in coenzyme A biosynthesis.), whose product is MQKYNFGIVITGSIGSGKSTVCELLKQHGFCVIDADRINHEILNSSSKQIAEIFGDEFIKDGTVDRKKLGALVFNDKIALEKLENFLHPKIKEQILALASKLEAEKKPYFVDIPLFFERQSYEQFDKVLVVYAPQTTLISRVMKRNLLTKEAVLARLNLQLDIEKKRTLANFIIDNSADLEALKVEVEKFLHKIKEIYADIKI